The following proteins are co-located in the Hemiscyllium ocellatum isolate sHemOce1 chromosome 34, sHemOce1.pat.X.cur, whole genome shotgun sequence genome:
- the rnf152 gene encoding E3 ubiquitin-protein ligase rnf152, whose product METVSQDSQMECQICFNYYSPHRRPKQLDCKHTCCSVCLQQMRSSQKELMCPWCRSVTKLSPSLSVSQLPDDPEIITVISIPHTSERTPVFIRLPTSGCYMVPLTVTKENALLPGEGSCRLLPGNQRKAVTAVLIPGDQQQQQQVPRQHQVPHGPREDQEEEEGQDGVKTSTCSGVCTVLLVACVLLFLLGIVLHNMSCISKRFTAISCG is encoded by the coding sequence ATGGAGACAGTTTCCCAAGATTCACAAATGGAATGTCAGATTTGTTTTAATTACTACAGCCCACATCGCCGCCCGAAGCAGTTGGACTGCAAGCACACTTGCTGCTCTGTCTGCCTTCAGCAGATGAGGAGCAGTCAGAAGGAGCTGATGTGTCCCTGGTGTCGAAGTGTCACCAAACTCTCTcccagtctgtctgtgtctcagctGCCTGACGACCCAGAAATCATCACTGTGATCAGCATCCCTCACACGTCAGAGCGCACCCCGGTCTTTATTAGGCTCCCGACCAGCGGCTGCTACATGGTCCCGCTGACTGTCACCAAGGAGAATGCCCTGTTGCCAGGGGAAGGCAGTTGCCGACTGTTGCCGGGGAATCAGCGGAAGGCTGTAACCGCCGTGCTCATCCCCGgggatcagcagcagcagcagcaggtgcCCCGACAGCACCAGGTGCCACATGGGCCCAGGGAGGaccaggaagaggaggagggCCAGGATGGTGTGAAAACGTCCACTTGCTCAGGCGTTTGCACTGTTCTCCTCGTGGCGTGTGTCCTCCTTTTCCTACTTGGCATCGTCCTCCACAACATGTCGTGCATATCAAAGCGATTCACTGCCATCTCCTGCGGCTGA